Proteins encoded in a region of the Rhodococcus sp. SBT000017 genome:
- a CDS encoding aspartate/glutamate racemase family protein has product MLIKVINPNTTSSMTATIGDCARAVVGPGTVVDAVSPAMGPVSIESHVDEALSVPGILAEIARGEAAGVDGYVIACFGDPGIDAARELATGPVIGIAEAAMHAASFLGRGFSVVTTLGRTIGRAQDLANHYGFGRHCLGIHACELPVLDLETDPDARKIVTEACRVAVETDGSDAVVLGCAGMADLCQHISAEIGVPVVDGVAAGTLFVQSLVSLGLATGKRGEFATPPAKLYTGMLEGFSRPPADPIR; this is encoded by the coding sequence GTGCTCATCAAGGTCATCAATCCGAACACCACCAGTTCGATGACCGCAACGATCGGTGACTGTGCCCGGGCCGTGGTCGGCCCGGGCACCGTCGTCGACGCGGTCAGCCCTGCGATGGGGCCCGTTTCGATCGAGAGCCACGTCGACGAAGCACTCAGCGTCCCAGGCATTCTCGCCGAGATTGCCCGTGGCGAGGCCGCGGGGGTCGACGGTTACGTCATCGCCTGCTTCGGAGATCCCGGCATCGACGCAGCCCGCGAGCTGGCGACCGGGCCGGTCATCGGCATCGCCGAGGCGGCCATGCACGCCGCGAGCTTCCTGGGTCGAGGGTTCAGCGTCGTCACCACACTCGGCCGCACCATCGGTCGTGCCCAGGATCTGGCGAACCACTACGGCTTCGGACGCCACTGCCTCGGCATCCATGCGTGCGAGCTGCCGGTCCTCGATCTCGAGACCGACCCCGATGCCCGCAAGATCGTCACCGAGGCATGTCGCGTCGCCGTCGAGACGGACGGCAGCGATGCCGTCGTACTCGGTTGCGCGGGCATGGCGGATCTGTGCCAACACATTTCGGCCGAGATCGGAGTACCGGTGGTCGACGGTGTGGCCGCGGGAACCCTGTTCGTGCAGTCCCTGGTCTCGCTGGGACTGGCGACCGGAAAGCGGGGCGAATTCGCTACGCCACCGGCCAAGCTCTACACGGGGATGCTCGAAGGTTTCAGCAGGCCTCCCGCTGACCCGATCCGGTAA
- the mftG gene encoding mycofactocin system GMC family oxidoreductase MftG, which translates to MNPVEFADVIVVGGGSCGCVLASRLSENPDRSVLLLEAGPAFSGVADVPAVLLDASTLPIGPGSEWVGTYAAELAAGVSRTIARGRVLGGSGAVNGGYFVRATPGDFDAWPQSLWSFDQVLPFYIGSETDLDAGAIDRWHGSRGPMPVSRTPEQDRHPLTASFVQAAQSAGFRFHEDLNAPDAAVGGVGAVPSNIRGGVRVSAALAYLLPVIGRKNVRVQGNTTVASLMFKGNRVIGVEIIVDGVRTVVESDTVVVSAGAVHTPALLLRSGIGPSEGSAALGISVVVDSPGVGHGFSDHPEVAVPVVTTKEFSTASPALEAVLHAGDVEIRPYTRRFDRLISGLPRGPHVFGVGLMRSTARGSIALRSTDPFEAPDVRYRYLESESDRRAMRGGVELARELLASSSMASSVEVPAIDDPLAALGTSLHLSGSARMGPESDPGSVLDEHCRVRGVDGVFVVDTSAFPVVPSRGPHATAIMFAERAAVMVADHGRGVEA; encoded by the coding sequence GTGAACCCGGTCGAGTTCGCCGACGTCATCGTCGTCGGAGGTGGCTCTTGCGGATGTGTTCTCGCGTCGCGGCTCAGCGAGAATCCCGATCGGTCGGTGCTGTTGCTCGAAGCCGGACCGGCGTTCTCCGGCGTCGCCGATGTTCCGGCGGTCTTGCTCGACGCGTCGACGCTTCCCATCGGCCCCGGCAGCGAATGGGTGGGAACCTATGCGGCCGAACTCGCAGCGGGTGTCTCTCGGACGATCGCGCGAGGCCGGGTGCTGGGAGGCTCCGGCGCAGTGAACGGCGGCTACTTCGTCCGGGCGACGCCGGGTGACTTCGACGCCTGGCCGCAGTCGTTGTGGTCGTTCGATCAGGTGCTGCCGTTCTACATCGGCTCCGAAACCGATCTCGATGCCGGAGCGATCGATCGGTGGCACGGTTCCCGCGGGCCGATGCCGGTCTCGCGCACCCCCGAGCAGGACCGACATCCTCTGACGGCATCGTTCGTGCAGGCCGCGCAGAGCGCGGGTTTTCGATTCCACGAGGACCTGAACGCTCCCGACGCGGCCGTGGGGGGAGTGGGTGCCGTCCCGTCGAATATTCGCGGTGGGGTCCGCGTAAGTGCCGCTCTGGCATATCTTTTGCCGGTCATCGGCCGAAAAAATGTACGGGTACAAGGCAATACGACGGTGGCGTCGTTGATGTTCAAGGGAAACAGGGTGATCGGGGTCGAGATCATCGTCGACGGGGTACGCACTGTCGTCGAGTCCGACACCGTTGTCGTCTCGGCCGGCGCGGTACACACCCCTGCGTTGCTGCTTCGATCCGGCATCGGGCCCTCCGAAGGCTCTGCTGCGCTGGGTATTTCGGTGGTTGTCGACAGTCCGGGAGTCGGCCACGGTTTCAGTGACCATCCCGAGGTTGCTGTTCCCGTCGTCACGACGAAGGAATTCTCGACGGCATCTCCGGCGCTGGAAGCCGTGCTGCATGCGGGCGACGTGGAGATCAGGCCGTACACGAGGAGATTCGATCGACTGATCTCCGGTCTGCCGCGTGGGCCGCACGTGTTCGGTGTCGGCCTCATGCGCTCGACGGCACGTGGGAGCATCGCGCTGCGCAGCACGGATCCGTTCGAGGCCCCGGACGTGAGATACCGCTATCTCGAATCGGAGAGCGACCGGCGGGCGATGCGAGGTGGCGTCGAGCTGGCGCGAGAACTGCTCGCATCGTCGTCCATGGCCAGCAGTGTCGAAGTCCCCGCTATCGACGACCCCCTCGCGGCACTCGGTACGTCGCTGCACCTGTCCGGAAGCGCCCGGATGGGACCGGAGTCGGATCCGGGGTCGGTGCTCGACGAACACTGCCGGGTACGCGGAGTGGACGGTGTCTTCGTCGTCGACACCTCGGCGTTTCCGGTGGTGCCCAGCCGGGGCCCGCATGCGACGGCGATCATGTTCGCCGAGCGTGCCGCTGTGATGGTTGCGGACCACGGTAGGGGTGTCGAGGCGTAG
- a CDS encoding AAA family ATPase yields MTSDRPDPSSISDRSEFAAGLRAIRIQAGATVRDVVQRSGGLHGTISGWFSGHHVPTKASAQMFSAVLIACGVDDEDERARWWDAVSRVRSVSGRRTVDPVKGDPPYKGLEAFEFADAEWFFGREDVIERLSARVREALDSGGGIVFVVGASGSGKSSLLRAGLAPRFAGSDICAGIGDIRAFPARTASLEPGSVVVLDQAEELWTLATVQERESFLGAATALPNSGSVLVVGLRADFYQNAVSEDALLSGLSDNPIVVGRLTESQLREVIISPAAKAGVAVDDALVLVLVGELGPRGSQFAHDSGALPLLSHALLSTWQVSSGRTLTVADYLATGGIGGAVGQSAEEVFSALTSEQQREARRIFMRLVNLDDDVVTRRRVDRVELFNGDEDEDVVTDVDVVIERFAARRLLTVEEETVQMTHEALLTAWKRLHEWLDDDRQWLVEHRRLTQAAELWENNDRDEGSLLPESRLTSVQEAVGPVRRRDLNSVEKLYLEASAHRVEEQNRNDRRRRRTLETLVTALALLTVLAVTLAVTAFVARSDANTRRDDAEHAEAEAVSRQIAGVAKQLRTQDPGLAAYLALASYEVDRTSEARSALLDSSAIHAPVRLLGVEGESVTAVDPLGSIVATGGSDGRVRIWSLADGHTRLGEIVSRDSLVLTFDPRGRFLAVGGYFGVELWDVSDPATPVMLSDMDVTGVQSLSFSPDGRFLLVGTEGEGLPLLDVAEPTLPRTIGELSQPGSPSATEFSPDGRFLVTAGAGRAMRLWDATRLAGISVAQAVPLIDIPSDGSTYTWRQLAFSPDGTTLIAGTTGREVLRWAVDATGGLTSLPPLTGFTSYVNDVAFSRDGALIAAVSSDNSTKVWNAASGTLQLTLPGPIAVGSLAFSPDRSSIVTASGDGITRIWPIPGPVLPDAGDTVFQNATDASGTRLLVGAGRNAAGTVLWDVADVEHPVASPPLVMSDGLEQTGAVALTADGTRAAAGTSTGGFQLWDTTDLDQPTALGAIRTATSSLTAVVAFDRSGRMLLVSGQNSSDVSLWSLADPAAPRALSTLVAGNYPSAMAVSSNGSVLAVASVGGVVELWDIRDPTDPRRTTTLGGFGSAVQALAISADGRTLAAGSADRSIRLWDMANSAAPQHLARLVGPSNPIWSLAFDRSGMQLAAGDGGSTAWLWNVGDRAAPEQYAALTAYGQRVYTVVFAADGRVLFGGGTARDVRIWRTDPDEVRTHLCESGGSVVTEAEWAQYLPGVPYRQLCEN; encoded by the coding sequence ATGACCTCCGATCGCCCGGATCCCTCGTCGATTTCGGACCGCTCCGAATTCGCGGCGGGGCTGCGTGCGATCAGGATCCAGGCAGGTGCCACGGTCCGCGATGTCGTCCAGCGCTCCGGTGGCCTGCACGGCACGATCAGTGGTTGGTTCTCCGGTCACCATGTTCCGACCAAAGCCAGCGCCCAAATGTTCTCGGCCGTACTCATCGCCTGCGGAGTGGACGACGAGGACGAGCGTGCGCGGTGGTGGGATGCGGTGTCCAGAGTGCGGTCCGTTTCGGGCAGGCGCACCGTCGACCCGGTGAAGGGCGACCCTCCCTACAAGGGACTGGAAGCGTTCGAGTTCGCCGACGCCGAATGGTTCTTCGGACGCGAGGATGTGATCGAGCGCCTGAGCGCGCGCGTCCGCGAAGCCCTCGACTCCGGTGGAGGCATCGTTTTCGTCGTCGGTGCGTCGGGTTCGGGTAAGTCCTCGCTGCTGCGGGCCGGCCTGGCACCGAGGTTCGCCGGTTCGGACATCTGTGCGGGCATCGGCGATATTCGCGCCTTCCCGGCGCGAACAGCGTCGCTCGAGCCGGGTTCCGTCGTTGTTCTGGATCAGGCCGAAGAGTTGTGGACCCTGGCTACTGTGCAGGAACGCGAGAGCTTTCTCGGTGCAGCGACGGCACTGCCCAATTCCGGATCGGTCCTCGTTGTCGGCCTACGGGCCGACTTCTATCAGAACGCCGTATCGGAGGACGCTCTGCTGTCCGGGCTGTCCGACAACCCGATTGTCGTCGGCCGGCTCACCGAATCGCAGTTGCGGGAAGTCATCATCTCGCCTGCTGCGAAGGCGGGTGTGGCCGTCGACGATGCCCTCGTGCTGGTTCTGGTCGGTGAGTTGGGTCCGCGTGGATCGCAGTTCGCCCACGACTCCGGTGCCCTGCCCCTGCTCTCTCACGCACTGCTGAGCACGTGGCAGGTCTCCAGCGGGAGAACGCTGACCGTCGCGGACTATCTCGCAACTGGCGGCATCGGCGGAGCGGTGGGCCAGAGTGCCGAGGAAGTGTTCTCCGCCTTGACTTCCGAACAGCAGCGCGAAGCTCGCCGCATCTTCATGCGTCTGGTCAATCTCGACGACGATGTGGTCACTCGTCGCCGAGTCGATCGTGTCGAGTTGTTCAACGGAGACGAAGACGAAGACGTGGTCACCGACGTCGATGTCGTCATCGAACGCTTTGCCGCGCGCAGACTGCTGACCGTAGAAGAAGAGACGGTCCAAATGACACACGAGGCGTTGCTCACGGCATGGAAGCGGCTGCACGAGTGGCTCGACGACGATCGTCAGTGGCTGGTCGAACACCGTCGGCTCACTCAGGCGGCCGAACTGTGGGAGAACAACGACCGCGATGAAGGCTCGCTGTTGCCGGAGTCGAGGCTGACGTCGGTACAGGAAGCCGTCGGTCCGGTGCGGCGGCGAGATCTCAATTCCGTCGAGAAGCTCTACCTCGAAGCAAGCGCGCATCGAGTCGAGGAACAGAACCGAAACGACCGACGTCGGCGACGAACCCTCGAAACGCTCGTTACCGCACTCGCACTTCTGACCGTACTGGCAGTGACACTGGCGGTGACGGCATTCGTCGCCAGATCGGACGCGAACACGAGGCGCGACGACGCCGAGCACGCAGAGGCGGAGGCCGTCTCCCGTCAGATTGCCGGTGTTGCAAAGCAATTGCGAACGCAGGACCCAGGTCTGGCCGCGTACCTCGCGTTGGCATCGTACGAGGTGGACCGAACGTCGGAGGCGCGATCGGCGCTGCTCGATTCGTCGGCGATCCATGCGCCGGTGCGGCTGCTCGGCGTCGAGGGGGAGTCCGTGACCGCGGTCGATCCGCTCGGAAGCATCGTGGCGACAGGCGGTTCCGACGGGCGCGTCCGAATCTGGTCTCTCGCCGATGGCCACACCCGGCTCGGTGAGATCGTCTCGCGGGATTCACTCGTTCTGACGTTCGATCCGCGCGGTCGATTTCTCGCAGTGGGCGGCTATTTCGGCGTCGAGCTGTGGGACGTGTCGGATCCGGCGACACCGGTGATGTTGTCGGACATGGACGTCACCGGCGTGCAGAGCCTGTCCTTCTCGCCCGACGGCCGGTTCCTGCTGGTCGGCACCGAGGGCGAGGGCTTGCCCCTCCTCGACGTTGCAGAGCCGACCCTGCCGCGCACGATCGGTGAACTCTCCCAACCCGGTTCGCCCTCGGCAACGGAGTTCAGCCCGGATGGTCGGTTCCTGGTGACGGCCGGTGCAGGCCGCGCGATGCGATTGTGGGACGCGACGCGGCTCGCCGGCATCTCGGTAGCACAGGCCGTTCCACTCATCGACATTCCTTCCGACGGATCGACCTACACCTGGCGGCAGTTGGCATTTTCGCCCGACGGTACGACGTTGATCGCGGGTACCACCGGTCGTGAGGTTCTGCGGTGGGCCGTCGATGCCACCGGCGGGCTTACTTCATTGCCGCCGCTGACGGGGTTCACCAGCTACGTCAACGATGTGGCGTTCAGTCGGGACGGGGCATTGATCGCTGCGGTGAGTTCGGACAACTCCACGAAGGTGTGGAATGCGGCGTCGGGAACGCTGCAGCTGACGCTTCCCGGGCCGATCGCAGTCGGTTCACTCGCGTTCTCGCCGGATCGGTCGTCGATCGTGACTGCGAGCGGTGATGGAATCACCCGGATTTGGCCGATTCCCGGACCGGTCCTCCCCGATGCCGGTGACACCGTGTTTCAGAACGCCACCGACGCGTCGGGCACCCGACTGCTGGTCGGTGCCGGTCGCAATGCCGCGGGCACGGTCCTGTGGGACGTCGCGGACGTGGAGCATCCGGTGGCGTCGCCGCCGTTGGTGATGAGTGACGGTCTGGAGCAGACAGGTGCCGTGGCCTTGACCGCCGACGGCACCCGTGCTGCGGCGGGCACCTCTACCGGTGGATTTCAGCTATGGGACACAACCGATCTCGACCAACCGACAGCGCTCGGCGCCATCCGGACGGCAACGAGCAGTCTGACTGCGGTGGTGGCGTTCGATCGCTCCGGCCGTATGCTCCTCGTGTCGGGCCAGAACTCGAGCGACGTGTCGTTGTGGTCGCTGGCGGATCCTGCGGCCCCGCGTGCGTTGTCGACCCTGGTGGCGGGAAACTATCCCTCGGCAATGGCGGTGTCTTCCAACGGTTCGGTCCTTGCCGTCGCCAGTGTCGGTGGCGTGGTCGAGTTGTGGGATATCCGCGACCCCACCGATCCGCGTCGAACGACCACGCTCGGCGGTTTCGGAAGCGCCGTCCAGGCCTTGGCCATCTCGGCGGATGGGCGAACTCTCGCCGCGGGTAGCGCGGATCGCTCGATTCGACTGTGGGACATGGCAAATTCTGCCGCACCGCAGCATTTGGCTCGCCTGGTGGGGCCGTCCAATCCGATCTGGTCGCTCGCCTTCGATCGGTCCGGTATGCAATTGGCCGCAGGCGACGGCGGTTCGACGGCCTGGCTGTGGAATGTCGGTGATCGTGCCGCGCCCGAGCAGTACGCCGCCCTCACCGCGTACGGCCAGCGTGTCTACACAGTGGTGTTCGCCGCGGACGGGCGAGTGCTGTTCGGCGGTGGCACGGCCCGCGACGTCCGCATCTGGCGGACCGACCCCGACGAGGTTCGTACCCATCTGTGCGAATCCGGGGGGTCGGTGGTGACGGAAGCCGAATGGGCCCAGTACCTACCCGGCGTTCCTTACCGGCAGTTGTGCGAGAACTGA
- a CDS encoding LuxR C-terminal-related transcriptional regulator — protein MREHTLATAVHHRFRRPVQPASGAFPTPPDPHRRKPALSAREVEVMIAWFASDSKTVAARSVYISVGTINTHITRVRQKYAAVGRNAPTKAALFARALQDGHTQLSDW, from the coding sequence GTGCGCGAACACACGTTGGCAACCGCGGTACATCATCGGTTCCGAAGGCCGGTACAGCCGGCATCCGGTGCGTTCCCGACACCTCCCGATCCTCATCGCCGCAAGCCTGCGCTGAGCGCCCGTGAGGTCGAGGTCATGATCGCCTGGTTCGCCTCCGACTCGAAAACGGTCGCGGCACGGTCCGTCTACATTTCGGTGGGGACGATCAACACGCACATCACCCGTGTCCGACAGAAGTACGCGGCAGTGGGTCGCAACGCGCCGACGAAGGCCGCTCTGTTCGCACGCGCCCTACAGGACGGTCACACTCAGCTGTCCGACTGGTGA
- the mftF gene encoding mycofactocin biosynthesis glycosyltransferase MftF (Members of this protein family, MftF, are glycosyltransferases, members of PF00535 (glycosyl transferase family 2). The encoding gene is found as part of the mycofactocin cassette, in Mycobacterium tuberculosis, many other Actinobacteria, and occasional members of other lineages. Mycofactocin itself, a putative redox carrier, is a heavily modified derivative of the C-terminal Val-Tyr dipeptide of the mycofactocin precursor MftA (TIGR03969).), whose amino-acid sequence MGEGRLPDGFGVRVDPRVRTFSEGRVLIGGSPTRMLKLAPTAAAMIGDGFIEVTDSQSALVARKLLDSGVGNPRPMSIPSPCDVTVVVPLKNNEAGLERLIAALHGLHVIIVDDGSDVPVAVPRISWSVGSVTVLRHERSRGPAAARNTGLRCATTDFVAFLDSDVVPRKGWLEVMLGHFSDPAVALVAPRIVALEPEGSALARYEHARSSLDLGRKEAAVRAGSSVSYVPSAAMLMRRSVAMDCDGFDESMHVAEDVDLCWRLQEAGWRLRYEPVAHVAHEHRVTFVEWFSRKLFYGTGATPLSARHPGMVPPIAMSPWTLVACLLAASLTRIGLVGAAATLGVTIVRLRKMFVGLDQPTRIAAILAAEGFVAGLWQLASALCRHYWPITLLAVLLSSRIRRIALGLAVAEAFSDWYKHRELGGLDPVRYAFYKRADDVAYGAGLWRGALSARSVEALKPRLDG is encoded by the coding sequence ATGGGTGAAGGTCGGTTGCCTGATGGCTTCGGGGTGCGAGTCGATCCACGCGTACGCACATTCTCCGAAGGGCGCGTCCTGATCGGTGGTTCACCGACCCGCATGCTCAAGCTCGCGCCGACCGCTGCGGCGATGATCGGCGACGGATTCATCGAAGTGACCGACTCCCAGTCCGCTCTCGTTGCTCGCAAATTGCTCGACTCGGGAGTCGGGAACCCGCGCCCGATGTCGATCCCGTCGCCGTGCGATGTCACCGTCGTCGTACCGCTCAAGAACAACGAGGCGGGGTTGGAGCGCTTGATCGCGGCACTCCACGGTCTGCACGTCATCATCGTCGACGACGGGTCGGACGTCCCGGTCGCAGTACCGCGGATCTCGTGGAGTGTGGGCAGCGTGACGGTGCTGCGGCACGAGCGCTCGCGCGGACCTGCTGCGGCGCGGAACACTGGCTTGCGATGTGCCACAACAGATTTCGTAGCATTCCTGGATTCGGACGTCGTCCCACGCAAGGGGTGGCTGGAGGTGATGCTCGGTCACTTCTCGGATCCGGCGGTCGCCCTGGTGGCCCCCCGCATCGTCGCGCTCGAGCCCGAAGGCAGCGCGCTGGCCAGGTACGAACACGCCCGCTCGTCGCTCGACCTGGGCCGCAAGGAAGCGGCAGTACGGGCAGGCAGCTCGGTGTCGTACGTCCCCAGCGCTGCGATGTTGATGCGCCGGTCGGTGGCGATGGACTGCGACGGATTCGACGAGTCGATGCACGTGGCCGAGGACGTGGACCTGTGCTGGCGATTGCAGGAAGCGGGGTGGCGGCTGCGCTACGAACCCGTCGCCCACGTCGCGCACGAGCATCGCGTCACCTTTGTCGAGTGGTTCTCCCGCAAGCTGTTCTACGGGACCGGTGCCACACCGTTGTCGGCACGTCATCCGGGAATGGTGCCGCCGATCGCGATGTCTCCGTGGACGTTGGTCGCGTGTCTGCTCGCCGCGAGTCTGACGCGGATCGGACTTGTCGGAGCCGCCGCCACACTCGGCGTGACGATCGTTCGTCTGCGCAAGATGTTCGTCGGTCTGGATCAGCCCACGCGGATCGCGGCCATTCTCGCCGCGGAGGGTTTCGTGGCGGGGTTGTGGCAATTGGCGTCGGCCCTGTGTCGACATTATTGGCCGATCACCCTGCTCGCCGTGCTGCTGTCGAGTCGAATTCGTCGAATTGCGTTGGGATTGGCTGTGGCAGAGGCATTCTCGGATTGGTACAAGCATCGTGAGCTCGGCGGCCTCGATCCTGTGCGTTATGCCTTCTACAAGCGAGCCGACGACGTCGCGTACGGAGCGGGGCTGTGGCGCGGCGCACTGTCCGCTCGCAGCGTCGAGGCCCTCAAGCCCCGCCTCGACGGCTGA
- a CDS encoding GntR family transcriptional regulator, with translation MPPRRRSILLSQLSISAPGGPQPSILRELRRVILAGDAPPNTPIPLNEVAELFGVSRIPVRESLKTLIGEGLVDHRPNLGYTVAQLTAAELREMYIVREVLETAALPIAVELATDADREHIIEINRQLEASLARDDSREYHRLSREFHLSLTRPSRMHRLLHMLESAWNITEPVQPMVHVAGSDRASLHSDHADMLTAFLDGDSAGLLSAAQHHHTRLNSVISTLSNDRGLFADPSPE, from the coding sequence GTGCCACCCCGTCGTCGGTCCATATTGCTCTCGCAATTGTCGATATCGGCACCCGGCGGCCCACAGCCTTCGATTCTGCGCGAATTGCGTCGGGTAATTCTCGCCGGCGACGCTCCACCGAATACCCCTATTCCACTCAACGAAGTGGCGGAACTGTTCGGGGTGAGCCGAATACCGGTGCGCGAGTCGCTCAAGACGCTGATCGGCGAGGGATTGGTCGATCATCGGCCGAATCTGGGCTACACGGTCGCCCAATTGACAGCGGCCGAACTACGCGAAATGTACATCGTCCGAGAGGTTCTGGAGACGGCAGCGCTTCCGATCGCCGTCGAACTCGCCACCGATGCCGACCGCGAGCACATCATCGAGATCAATCGGCAACTCGAAGCGTCACTGGCTCGGGACGACTCGCGGGAGTATCACCGACTCTCACGTGAATTCCACCTGTCCCTGACGCGACCGTCTCGGATGCACCGGTTGCTGCACATGCTCGAATCTGCCTGGAACATAACCGAACCCGTGCAACCCATGGTGCATGTCGCCGGGTCCGACAGAGCGTCGCTGCACAGCGACCATGCCGACATGCTCACGGCATTCCTGGACGGTGATTCCGCCGGACTGCTCAGCGCAGCACAGCATCACCACACGCGTCTCAATTCGGTCATTTCGACACTGTCGAACGACCGCGGATTGTTTGCCGATCCGTCGCCGGAATAG
- the mftE gene encoding mycofactocin biosynthesis peptidyl-dipeptidase MftE, whose amino-acid sequence MATDPLGVQYWPDVDGSRTLVVPVGSIEQHGPHLPLDTDTRIADAVARTIPDAVVAPAIAYGASGEHEGFPGTVSIGAAALETLLVEYGRSACRWAERVVFVNGHGGNGPTVRSAVLLLRYEGRDVVWFPCAIPGADAHAGRTETSLLLHLSPEVVDMTKAQVGNVTDIAALLPALRNGGLAPITANGVLGDPTGADSEEGRALFEALRARADDAVRRWSPSEHGVIA is encoded by the coding sequence ATGGCCACGGACCCCCTCGGTGTGCAGTACTGGCCGGACGTCGACGGGTCGAGGACCCTCGTCGTGCCGGTCGGTTCGATAGAGCAGCACGGACCGCACCTTCCCCTCGACACCGACACCCGTATCGCCGACGCCGTGGCGCGAACCATTCCGGACGCAGTCGTGGCCCCCGCGATCGCGTACGGTGCCAGTGGCGAGCACGAGGGCTTTCCCGGCACCGTCTCGATCGGTGCCGCTGCGCTCGAAACGCTCCTGGTGGAGTACGGACGCTCCGCCTGCCGGTGGGCCGAGCGGGTGGTGTTCGTCAACGGGCACGGCGGCAACGGGCCCACGGTGCGGTCCGCAGTGCTGCTGCTTCGGTACGAGGGACGCGATGTCGTGTGGTTCCCGTGCGCGATACCCGGAGCAGATGCTCACGCCGGACGGACCGAAACGTCGTTGCTACTGCACCTTTCGCCCGAGGTGGTGGACATGACCAAGGCGCAGGTGGGAAATGTGACCGACATCGCCGCCCTGCTGCCGGCACTTCGGAACGGTGGATTGGCACCGATCACTGCCAACGGCGTGCTCGGCGATCCCACCGGGGCCGATTCGGAGGAGGGCAGGGCTCTGTTCGAGGCCTTGCGCGCCCGCGCCGACGATGCGGTACGCAGATGGAGTCCCTCCGAGCACGGTGTGATCGCATGA
- a CDS encoding transcriptional regulator, which translates to MASRSDSGGNPWVAVRPGEDIAVLARQMSSAHQSFVDDIRTHGSTVRSVVLDSWMRSRTKGVDPDGGNDTPALTGPDLERYRNGHPMAIIRPVIRKLLVEDASDTGLLVAISDAEGRLLWVEGDSAAKDRASTMDFAEGVDWSEESKGTNAPGTALAVDHSVQIFASEHFSRSVHEWSCSAAPVHHPTSGHILGAIDITGGPRVAVPEVLSLVRATVAAAESELRLHLMNSPKSLGDTAPRLEVLGSGRPGVVRGSGRIPLSQRHAEILLLLGEHPEGLSSDHLAVLLDEQELDSVTIRAEMSRLRKTFGTAGLASRPYRLVGELTSDVGDIRRALDRGDVDAALRIYSGPVLPGSSAPGIEEIREELRSRMQAALLRLGDPVLLAQWTSSIHGRSDVIAWEAYRATLSSDSALYGQVSARIDLLDRELGI; encoded by the coding sequence ATGGCAAGCCGATCGGACAGTGGTGGCAACCCCTGGGTCGCAGTGCGACCCGGCGAGGACATCGCTGTGCTCGCGCGCCAGATGTCCAGTGCCCATCAATCTTTCGTCGACGATATTCGTACGCACGGCTCGACGGTCAGGTCCGTCGTGCTCGATTCCTGGATGCGCAGTCGGACGAAGGGCGTCGATCCCGACGGCGGCAACGACACTCCTGCCTTGACCGGGCCGGATCTCGAGCGCTACCGCAACGGGCATCCGATGGCCATCATCCGTCCGGTCATCCGCAAGCTGCTGGTCGAGGACGCGTCGGACACCGGCTTGCTCGTCGCCATCTCCGATGCCGAGGGACGGCTGCTGTGGGTCGAGGGTGATTCTGCGGCCAAGGACCGAGCGTCGACTATGGACTTCGCCGAGGGGGTCGATTGGAGCGAGGAGAGCAAGGGCACCAACGCTCCCGGTACCGCTCTGGCGGTCGACCACAGTGTGCAGATCTTCGCGTCCGAGCACTTTTCCCGGTCGGTGCACGAGTGGAGTTGCTCGGCGGCACCGGTTCATCACCCCACCAGTGGCCATATTCTGGGAGCCATCGATATCACCGGTGGCCCGCGCGTTGCGGTGCCCGAGGTGCTCTCGCTGGTGCGTGCCACCGTCGCCGCCGCTGAATCCGAGCTACGCCTGCATCTGATGAATTCTCCGAAATCTCTGGGCGACACAGCTCCTCGGCTCGAGGTTCTCGGATCGGGACGGCCGGGAGTGGTGCGCGGCTCCGGCCGGATACCGCTCTCTCAGCGACACGCGGAGATCCTGCTTCTGCTCGGTGAGCATCCCGAAGGACTGAGCTCCGATCACCTCGCCGTGCTGCTCGACGAGCAGGAGCTGGACTCGGTGACGATCCGCGCCGAGATGTCGAGACTGCGTAAGACATTCGGGACCGCAGGCCTGGCGTCGCGGCCCTACCGTCTGGTCGGCGAGCTGACCTCGGACGTCGGCGACATTCGGCGCGCCCTCGACCGCGGTGACGTCGACGCTGCTCTCCGCATCTACTCCGGCCCGGTGCTTCCCGGGTCGTCCGCGCCCGGCATCGAGGAGATCCGCGAGGAACTGCGATCCCGGATGCAGGCCGCACTGCTCCGACTCGGAGATCCGGTGCTGCTGGCGCAGTGGACATCGTCCATTCACGGTCGCTCGGACGTGATCGCGTGGGAGGCGTACCGGGCCACCCTGAGCAGTGATTCCGCGCTCTACGGGCAAGTCAGCGCACGCATCGATCTGCTCGACCGCGAACTCGGAATCTGA